One genomic window of Haliotis asinina isolate JCU_RB_2024 chromosome 4, JCU_Hal_asi_v2, whole genome shotgun sequence includes the following:
- the LOC137281127 gene encoding protein FAM186A-like encodes MNRPVTTQRHEHMNRPVTTQRHEHMNRPVTTQRHEHMNRPVTTQRHEHMNRPVTTQRHEHMNRPVTTQRHEHMNRPVTTQRHEHMNRPVTTQRHEHMNRPVTTQRHEHMNRPVTPQRHEHINRPVTTQRHEHMNRPVTPQRHEHMNRPVTTQRHEHMNRPVTTQRHEHMNRPVTTQRHEHMNRPVTTQRHEHMNRPVTTQRHEHMNRPVTTQRHEHMNRPVTTQRHEHMNRPVTTQRHEHMNRPVTTQRHEHMNRPVTTQRHEHMNRPVTTQRHEHMNRPVTTQRHEHMNRPVTTQRHEHMNRPVTTQRHEHMNRPVTPQRHEHMNRPVTPQRHEHMNRPVTTQRHEHMNRP; translated from the coding sequence atgaatagACCGGTGACAACTCAGagacatgaacacatgaatagACCGGTGACAACTCAGagacatgaacacatgaatagACCGGTGACAACTCAGagacatgaacacatgaatagACCGGTGACAACTCAGagacatgaacacatgaatagACCGGTGACAACTCAGagacatgaacacatgaatagACCGGTGACAACTCAGagacatgaacacatgaatagACCGGTGACAACTCAGagacatgaacacatgaatagACCGGTGACAACTCAGagacatgaacacatgaatagACCGGTGACAACTCAGagacatgaacacatgaatagACCGGTGACACCTCAGAGACATGAACACATCAATAGACCGGTGACAACTCAGagacatgaacacatgaatagACCGGTGACACCTCAGagacatgaacacatgaatagACCGGTGACAACTCAGagacatgaacacatgaatagACCGGTGACAACTCAGagacatgaacacatgaatagACCGGTGACAACTCAGagacatgaacacatgaatagACCGGTGACAACTCAGagacatgaacacatgaatagACCGGTGACAACTCAGagacatgaacacatgaatagACCGGTGACAACTCAGagacatgaacacatgaatagACCGGTGACAACTCAGagacatgaacacatgaatagACCGGTGACAACTCAGagacatgaacacatgaatagACCGGTGACAACTCAGagacatgaacacatgaatagACCAGTGACAACTCAGagacatgaacacatgaatagACCGGTGACAACTCAGagacatgaacacatgaatagACCGGTGACAACTCAGagacatgaacacatgaatagACCGGTGACAACTCAGagacatgaacacatgaatagACCAGTGACAACTCAGagacatgaacacatgaatagACCGGTGACACCTCAGagacatgaacacatgaatagACCGGTGACACCTCAGagacatgaacacatgaatagACCGGTGACAACTCAGagacatgaacacatgaatagACCGTGA